The following coding sequences are from one Salvia hispanica cultivar TCC Black 2014 chromosome 3, UniMelb_Shisp_WGS_1.0, whole genome shotgun sequence window:
- the LOC125214278 gene encoding GRF1-interacting factor 3-like, which translates to MQQPAPMFPVMPSFPPTNITTEQIQKYLDENKKLILAILDNQNLGKLAECAQYQAQLQKNLMYLAAIADAQPQTPTMPSQMTPHPAMQQGGFYMQHPQAAAIPQQQGMFQPRPPPFNSPHLLQDPQQHPNNQLGMRSVGPNNGMNPQHTDPSLGGASSSVPTKDTRGVSMQDKPDSRAAAGPDGQGNSPAIRGIGDAEEAK; encoded by the exons ATGCAGCAACCGGCGCCAATGTTTCCCGTCATGCCGTCGTTTCCACCTACAAACATCACCACGGAGCAGATTCAGAAG TACCTAGACGAGAACAAGAAACTGATATTGGCTATTCTGGATAATCAAAATCTAGGCAAACTCGCTGAATGTGCCCA GTACCAGGCTCAGCTTCAAAAGAACCTGATGTATTTGGCTGCTATAGCCGATGCCCAACCTCAAACACCCACAATGCCTAGCCAG ATGACTCCTCATCCCGCAATGCAACAAGGAGGGTTCTACATGCAGCATCCTCAGGCTGCAGCCATACCTCAGCAGCAAGGCATGTTCCAGCCCCGACCGCCACCCTTTAACAGCCCACACTTATTGCAAGATCCTCAGCAACATCCGAATAACCAACTGGGCATGAGGTCTGTCGGTCCCAACAATGGCATGAACCCCCAGCATACGGACCCCAGTCTTGGAGGGGCCAGCAGCAGCGTTCCCACTAAGGACACCCGCGGGGTAAGTATGCAAGATAAACCTGATAGTCGGGCTGCAGCCGGTCCTGATGGCCAGGGAAACTCTCCTGCAATTCGTGGCATTGGAGATGCGGAGGAAGCCAAGTGA
- the LOC125214277 gene encoding NAC domain-containing protein 66-like, which produces MSISVNGQSQVPPGFRFHPTEEELLQYYLKKKVGSEKIDLDVIQDVDLNKLEPWDIQDKCKIGTTPQNDWYFFSHKDKKYPTGTRTNRATCSGFWKATGRDKVIYGGNSARIGMRKTLVFYKGRAPHGQKSDWIMHEYRLDDNAAPTSVCSAAGEGGPEDGWVVCRVFKKKSLGHKASDSAASWSCSSMMTMNACNEASLEEMLGTPCIRDLDTDDNNNNNDNNNNNNGNNSSSNSRRFLKLPGLSYYQPLHLQMLGDDVVADFPSFLPQPPEIQDWAALDRLVVSHLISDAPRQGSTSFDDPLLNMHQQQRSSRRYAVAAHDYQSEGDLWSFVPTDNDPMCDVSAVQPI; this is translated from the exons ATGAGTATTTCGGTGAACGGACAGTCGCAAGTGCCTCCGGGCTTCCGGTTTCACCCGACCGAAGAGGAGCTTCTGCAGTATTACTTGAAGAAGAAGGTTGGTTCGGAGAAGATTGATTTGGATGTCATACAAGATGTGGATCTTAACAAACTCGAACCTTGGGATATTCAAG ATAAGTGCAAAATTGGGACTACTCCACAAAACGATTGGTACTTCTTCAGCCACAAAGACAAGAAGTACCCGACGGGGACGCGCACGAACCGGGCGACGTGCTCGGGCTTCTGGAAGGCGACGGGGCGCGACAAGGTCATCTACGGCGGAAACTCAGCCAGAATCGGGATGAGGAAGACTCTGGTGTTCTACAAGGGCCGCGCCCCGCACGGCCAGAAATCCGACTGGATCATGCACGAGTACCGGCTCGACGACAACGCTGCTCCGACCTCG GTTTGTAGCGCGGCGGGGGAAGGCGGGCCGGAGGACGGGTGGGTGGTTTGCCGCGTGTTCAAGAAGAAAAGCCTCGGCCACAAAGCGTCCGACAGCGCGGCGTCATGGTCGTGCTCGTCGATGATGACCATGAATGCATGCAACGAGGCCAGCCTCGAGGAAATGCTTGGCACTCCCTGTATAAGAGATCTGGATACAGACGacaataacaacaacaacgataataataataataataacggcaacaacagcagcagcaacagCAGAAGATTCCTGAAACTTCCAGGACTCAGCTACTACCAACCACTCCACCTTCAAATGTTGGGCGACGACGTCGTCGCCGACTTCCCGTCATTCCTCCCTCAGCCGCCCGAGATCCAGGACTGGGCGGCGCTGGACCGCCTCGTGGTGTCGCACCTGATCAGCGACGCCCCGAGGCAGGGGTCCACCAGCTTCGACGATCCGCTGCTGAATATGCATCAGCAGCAGAGATCGTCGAGGCGCTACGCCGTGGCGGCGCATGATTACCAGAGTGAAGGCGATTTATGGAGCTTTGTGCCGACGGATAACGACCCGATGTGTGACGTGTCGGCCGTTCAGCCCATCTAg